The following proteins come from a genomic window of Brevibacillus antibioticus:
- a CDS encoding MgtC/SapB family protein yields MELLQGLYVQYDLEMYVRVVVSAILGLFIGWDRSHRNKPAGLKTYMYVSVACTLITLVSIYSTKLYSAPGNGTMMDPMRLAAQIVTGLGFLGAGVILKDGLKVKGLTSAAMIFFAGGIGIGIGAGFYGIVIFSVVIAFVLARISQCVEDVQHRRLGK; encoded by the coding sequence ATGGAGCTTTTACAAGGGTTGTATGTGCAGTACGACTTGGAAATGTATGTGCGGGTAGTGGTGAGTGCGATTCTCGGTTTGTTCATCGGGTGGGATCGTTCGCACAGAAACAAGCCTGCCGGGCTAAAAACGTACATGTACGTGTCCGTAGCCTGCACGCTCATCACACTCGTTTCCATTTACAGCACCAAGCTATACAGTGCGCCTGGTAACGGAACGATGATGGACCCGATGCGCTTGGCTGCACAGATTGTCACAGGTCTTGGCTTTTTAGGAGCAGGCGTCATCTTGAAGGACGGCTTGAAAGTAAAAGGATTGACGTCCGCAGCCATGATCTTTTTCGCCGGAGGGATTGGTATCGGGATCGGAGCCGGCTTTTACGGCATTGTGATATTCTCGGTCGTCATCGCCTTTGTACTCGCCAGGATCAGTCAGTGTGTGGAAGATGTCCAGCACAGGCGGTTAGGAAAGTGA
- a CDS encoding aminopeptidase, with translation MRDERLSKIADNLISYSLDVQAKQHIMIMVVDEGEALAMELVKRLYAKGAYPHLRFVRPKVQREWLKGLTEEQLAQTVQLEKDLWFGIQGYIGIHGETNDSEMKDVPQEKYRLYAEAYDSIFHHVDNQITGLRINYPTSALAQKANMTTDAFEDFYFNVCSLDYRKMAEACQPLYDLMDKTDKVRIVGPGTDLTFSIKGIGTRTAVGKRNIPDGEVYTSPVRDSIHGTISYNTPSNFKGTTFENIRFTFREGRIVEASANYTDKLTEILDTDEGARYIGEFAIAFNPYILYPMGDTLFDEKIAGSFHLTPGRAYDQADNGNRSAIHWDLISIQRPEYGGGEIWFDDVLIRKDGRFVHEALLGLNPERLIL, from the coding sequence ATGAGAGATGAGAGACTAAGCAAAATAGCCGACAACTTAATTTCGTACAGCCTGGATGTGCAAGCCAAACAGCATATTATGATCATGGTCGTGGATGAAGGAGAAGCACTGGCAATGGAGTTGGTGAAGCGGCTGTATGCGAAGGGAGCGTATCCCCACCTCCGCTTTGTACGGCCAAAAGTCCAGCGGGAATGGTTGAAAGGGCTAACCGAAGAGCAGCTTGCCCAGACCGTGCAGTTGGAAAAGGACCTGTGGTTTGGCATCCAAGGCTATATCGGCATTCATGGCGAGACAAATGACAGTGAGATGAAGGATGTTCCGCAGGAGAAATACCGTCTGTACGCAGAAGCGTATGATTCCATTTTCCATCATGTCGACAATCAAATTACAGGACTGCGCATTAACTACCCGACCTCGGCCCTTGCTCAAAAGGCCAACATGACGACAGATGCATTTGAAGATTTTTATTTCAACGTATGTTCACTCGATTATCGGAAAATGGCCGAAGCGTGCCAGCCGTTGTACGACCTCATGGACAAAACGGACAAGGTGCGCATCGTCGGACCAGGGACAGACTTGACGTTTTCGATCAAAGGGATCGGGACGCGGACAGCGGTAGGCAAACGAAACATTCCCGATGGCGAAGTGTACACCTCTCCCGTGCGCGACTCGATTCACGGGACGATCAGCTACAATACGCCCAGCAATTTCAAAGGCACGACGTTTGAAAACATCCGGTTTACTTTTCGGGAAGGAAGGATTGTCGAGGCGTCCGCTAACTATACGGACAAGCTAACGGAAATATTGGACACGGATGAAGGTGCACGCTACATTGGTGAATTCGCCATTGCGTTTAACCCGTACATTTTGTATCCGATGGGCGATACTTTGTTTGATGAAAAAATCGCGGGTAGCTTCCATCTCACACCGGGTCGTGCCTATGATCAGGCGGATAACGGCAACCGCAGTGCGATTCACTGGGACCTGATCAGCATTCAGCGTCCAGAATACGGTGGTGGCGAAATCTGGTTTGACGATGTACTGATTCGAAAAGATGGAAGGTTTGTACATGAGGCGCTGCTGGGGCTGAATCCGGAGCGATTGATTCTGTAG
- a CDS encoding DMT family transporter → MQGILFSLLAGVFICLQSVFNAQASTKLGLWQTNAIVHGVGFLVSFAIFLYVRDGDWKSIGEVNKVYLLGGVFGALIVFSVMKGITTIGPAYAVSILLISQLLVALLIDSLGLFGVQKVPITLNKIIGIGIMIAGVMVFKFK, encoded by the coding sequence CGTTACTCGCTGGCGTTTTTATTTGTCTGCAAAGCGTATTCAATGCGCAAGCCAGTACAAAGCTCGGACTGTGGCAAACCAATGCGATTGTTCACGGCGTGGGCTTTCTTGTATCGTTCGCGATCTTTCTCTACGTTCGTGATGGCGATTGGAAAAGCATCGGGGAAGTCAACAAGGTGTATTTACTTGGAGGCGTTTTCGGGGCGCTGATCGTTTTTAGTGTGATGAAAGGCATTACGACCATCGGCCCTGCCTATGCCGTATCGATTCTGCTCATCTCCCAATTGCTCGTCGCTCTCCTCATTGATTCTCTCGGCCTGTTCGGCGTGCAAAAGGTTCCGATCACCTTGAACAAGATCATCGGAATCGGCATCATGATCGCAGGTGTAATGGTTTTCAAATTCAAATAA